DNA from Dysgonomonadaceae bacterium PH5-43:
CAAATTCACTTAAATTCGCACGAAGGAGAAGAGTTTAACTATATATTAGAAGGCAAATTATTATTCAAAATACGCGAGAAAGAACTTATACTCAATCCTGGCGACTCTATTTATTTCGATTCGTCTCACCCTCACGGTATGAAAGCTTTAGATAATGAACCCGTTAAATTCTTAGCTATAATCCTTTAATAAGAACACAAAATGGTAGAAAGATATTTAGAACAAACAAAGTTTGATAGTCTTGAAGACTTTCGGGCTAACTTCAAGATAAAAGTCCCAGACAATTTTAATTTCGCATATGATGTTGTTGACGAATGGGCAAAAACTAATCCTGATAAAAAAGCTCTTTATTGGGTAAATGATTTAGGAGAACACGTCGATTTCACTTTCAAAGAAATTAAAGAGAAAAGCGATGCTGCTGCCGCTTACTTTCAGTCTCTCGGAATAGGCAAAGGCGATATGGTTATGCTTATTCTTAAAAGAAGATATTGGTATTGGTTTGCGGTTTTAGGCTTACACAAAATAGGTGCAGTAGCAATTCCAGCAACTCACTTACTCACAAAAAAAGATATTGTTTACCGCTGCAACTCTGCCGATATTAAAGCGATTGTATGTGTTGGTGAAGATATTATTATCGAGCATATAAACGATGCTCGTCCTGAATGCCCTACTCTTAAAAATATAATTTCTATAGGACCCGATATACCTGAAGGTTGGGAAGATTTCAGAGAAGGCTTAGAAAATGCTAAACCTTTTGTGCGCCCCGAAAATGTTAATACCAACGACGATATTATGTTGTTGTACTTTACATCAGGAACTACAGGTAATCCGAAAATGGTTATTCACAATTATGCATATCCTTTAGGACATATAATTACTGCCGGTTATTGGCAAAACTTAAAAGAGCATAGCGTACATCTAACTCTTGCCGATACAGGTTGGGCAAAAGCCGCTTGGGGAAAACTTTATGGACAATGGATAATGGGTGCTTGCGTATTTGTTTACGATCACGAAAAATTTATTCCTGCCGAATTGCTTAAAATTATGGAGCAACATAAGATTACTTCTTTTTGTGCTCCTCCTACTGTATATAGATTTATGATTAAGGAAGATATAACTAAGTACGATTTATCTTCTTTGGAGTATTGCGAAATAGCAGGCGAACCACTTAATCCTTCTGTATTTCAAGCATTCTACGAAGCTACAGGATTAAAACTTATGGAAGGATTCGGACAAACCGAAACTACAGTAACTATAGCAAACTTCCCGGGTATGACTCCCAAGCCGGGTTCGATGGGAGTGCCAAGTCCTGCATACGATATGGACTTAATTACTCTTGACGGACGCAGTTGTGAAGATGGAGAGCAAGGCGAAATTATTTTCAGGACGGATAAAATAAAACCTGTAGGTTTGTTTATGGGATATTATCGCGATAAAGAACTTACTGAAAGTGTTTATTCTAACGATGTATATCGCACAGGAGATATTGCTTGGCGAGACGAAGATGGTTATTATTGGTTTGTTGGTCGCAACGACGATGTTATAAAAAGTTCGGGCTACCGCATCGGTCCATTTGAAGTTGAAAGCGCATTAATGACACACCCTGCTGTAGTTGAGTGCGCCATAACTGGAGTTCCCGACGATGTGCGAGGACAGGTTGTGAAAGCAACTATTATACTTTCTGCTGCATACAAGGATAAGGCTGGTCCAGATTTAGTGAAAGACATTCAAACTCACGTTAAGAACGTTACGGCTCCTTATAAATATCCTCGCATAATTGAATTTGTAGAGGAATTGCCCAAAACAATAAGTGGCAAGATTAGACGAGTACAGATAAGAGAAGAGAAGAAGTAAGGTTAACAACTTTATTTCGCAATAAAAAGATAGAGGGTGTGTCATTGCTTTTGACACACCCTCATTTCTTTAATATAATCTTCTATACTTACTTCTTATTGAACTTCAATACTATAACTTCATTATCGTTCATTATACGAAGCATATATACACCCGGAGTTAGGTTAGATACATCAAGAGTCCGCTCTTTAAGATTTTCTTCAATCAAAATAGTGCGACCACTTACATCAATCATCTCTACTCTATCCAGACTTTCAAAGCCATGACGAAGGTTCAACGTTGTTGCTACTGGATTAGGATAGATAGCGATATTCTCTATTGATATTTTATCGATTCCAGTTTCTCCGTAAAGAATAGTGTAAGGATCACTTGCCGTTCCGTAACGATTGTTTGCTTTGAATACAATCTTTTCATTATCGGCAAGATATTCTGTTTCCGTTTCGTGATCGTAAATCTTGAAAGTGATTTCATCTCCCGTTTCTCCGTAAACCATTAAGAAACCTAAGTGATCGTGAGTCAAACCTTCTTGGAAAGAAAGCATAGCGTTTCCTCGACATTCTCCGTTAACAAAGGCTGCCACTTCTACTTGTTCGCTCTTGATTTCTTTATCTTTTATCACAACTCTCGAAGTAAGAGTCATATTGTTAGCGAAACGACGATAGTCGGTATTCCAATAAGTTTCTTGTAACTCTGCTTCTGTTTCTGAGTTTCTCAATCCTACTATCACATTAGGATAATTAAAATTGAAGCCTGTCGCATTTTCAGAGTAATACATATATCCCTTACCTGGTTTCAAATAAGTAAGAGAACCTATCCAACCGTTGCCTACGTTATAGACACTAAATCCGCTTTGAGCTTTAATTTGATCACCTTCTTTAGGAGTAAATCCTGCCAATGCACTTTCAACAGTTGTTGAGAATTGAGGAGTATAACCAATCCAATTCCAACCCTTAGAGATAGCAATCGGTGTTTTAGAAGAATTAACAGGTGTTCCCATCATATTAACAGTCTGATCGTTTGTTACTGCCACCATATAACTGTTTTTTACAGATACAGAAGTTAAATCTCCAGCCCAAGGATTTGCATCTAAGTAAGCATTCTGTCCCTTGATTTGGATAGCATTGGTACTCATACTTTCTTTCATCTGAGCTAACAAATCTGGAGAGGAATTTTCCACATTTACAGAAAGCCAGTTCCAACCTCCAAGCAAGGCAATTTGTTGTTCTATTACGTTTTTAGCATTGAAAACAACAGGTGTCTGCATCTTAGCATATTTGGTTTCGTCGGAATCAAATTTAATTGTAACCGCACTACCATTTTGCATAGTTGCGATGCTCGGATAGATACGTCCTGTACTTGCATCCCAGAATTTGAATTTAAGCACTTTATCATCGTGAATTGCATTGCCATAAACATCTATAAATAGGTAGTATGCATTGTGAGAAGCAATATATATAGGTTTAGTTACACCCACGCAAAGATCACCAATAAATGCAGCAAGAACATCGTCGCCATCTTCTTGTGGAGCACCTTCAATCTGAAGAAGTCCAACAAGACTCATAGACATTGCATACTTCTGAGGATCTACACTCCAACCTGGCTGTTCACCTGTTACTTTCAAAGAAACTGGGAGCAACTTCTGAACGTTGTTAGTTCCTGTTAGCATAATAGCCGTTTCGTAGTTTCCAATATTTATTCCCGGAGCGATGCTGAAAGTCAGTTCTTTGGTAGCCTGAGGCTGTAAAGTACCTGAAGCCGCATTCACACTCAACCAGCTTGGTAATCCATCGATGTAATAATCAGCCGACGTACCTCCTGCATTCTGAATTGTAGCCTTAAATGTATGGTTAGCACCTTCTTCTATTACCATATCAACCGATTCGGTTAACCAGTTCAACGGGTTCTTGTTTACATAAACCGTCCACAAGATTGGTTGACTCTCATTTCCACGCATATCTAAGATTCCTTCAGCAGAAATTTCAAGCGTTACACCTTCTATTCTGTACAGTTCTTCTGTAATATTGAATACAATCTTATTGTTTG
Protein-coding regions in this window:
- a CDS encoding acetyl-CoA synthetase (product_source=KO:K01895; cath_funfam=2.30.38.10,3.30.300.30,3.40.50.980; cog=COG0365; ko=KO:K01895; pfam=PF00501,PF13193; superfamily=56801; transmembrane_helix_parts=Inside_1_95,TMhelix_96_118,Outside_119_550) produces the protein MVERYLEQTKFDSLEDFRANFKIKVPDNFNFAYDVVDEWAKTNPDKKALYWVNDLGEHVDFTFKEIKEKSDAAAAYFQSLGIGKGDMVMLILKRRYWYWFAVLGLHKIGAVAIPATHLLTKKDIVYRCNSADIKAIVCVGEDIIIEHINDARPECPTLKNIISIGPDIPEGWEDFREGLENAKPFVRPENVNTNDDIMLLYFTSGTTGNPKMVIHNYAYPLGHIITAGYWQNLKEHSVHLTLADTGWAKAAWGKLYGQWIMGACVFVYDHEKFIPAELLKIMEQHKITSFCAPPTVYRFMIKEDITKYDLSSLEYCEIAGEPLNPSVFQAFYEATGLKLMEGFGQTETTVTIANFPGMTPKPGSMGVPSPAYDMDLITLDGRSCEDGEQGEIIFRTDKIKPVGLFMGYYRDKELTESVYSNDVYRTGDIAWRDEDGYYWFVGRNDDVIKSSGYRIGPFEVESALMTHPAVVECAITGVPDDVRGQVVKATIILSAAYKDKAGPDLVKDIQTHVKNVTAPYKYPRIIEFVEELPKTISGKIRRVQIREEKK